The Bos indicus x Bos taurus breed Angus x Brahman F1 hybrid chromosome 15, Bos_hybrid_MaternalHap_v2.0, whole genome shotgun sequence genome includes a window with the following:
- the LOC113905018 gene encoding olfactory receptor 2D3-like — MEEGNQTYVTEFVFLGLSQDPHTQVLLFFLFLIIYLLTVLGNLLIVVLIHIDSRLHTPMYFFLRNLSFADLCFSTTTVPQVLVHFLVKRKTISFAGCSTQIVVLLLVGGTECALLAVMSYDRYVAVCKPLHYTTIMTHRVCAQLATGSWASGAFVSLVDTTFMLCLPYRGNNIINHFFCEPPALLKLASADTYRTEMAIFAMGVAILLAPVSLILVSYWNIISTVIQMQSGEGRLKAFSTCGSHLTVVVLFYGSAIFAYMRPNSKIMNERDKVISVFYSAVTPMLNPIIYSLRNKDVKGALRRVTANRFFESGNL, encoded by the coding sequence atggAAGAAGGAAACCAAACATATGTGACTGAATTTGTCTTCCTGGGCCTTTCACAGGATCCACACACACAAGTCctgctcttcttcctttttctgatcATCTACCTGCTGACTGTGCTGGGAAATCTGCTTATTGTTGTGCTCATTCACATAGATTCCAGGCTCCATacacccatgtactttttccttagAAACTTGTCCTTTGCTGATCTCTGTTTTTCTACTACTACAGTTCCCCAGGTGCTAGTCCACTTCCTAGTTAAAAGGAAAACCATTTCCTTTGCTGGATGCTCAACACAGATAGTTGTTTTACTTCTGGTTGGGGGTACTGAGTGTGCACTGCTGGCGGTGATGTCCTATGACCGGTATGTAGCTGTCTGCAAGCCCCTGCACTATACCACCATCATGACACATCGGGTATGTGCCCAGCTGGCCACAGGGTCCTGGGCCAGTGGAGCATTTGTGTCTCTGGTGGACACCACATTCATGTTGTGTCTGCCCTACCGAGGGAACAATATCATTAACCATTTTTTTTGTGAACCTCCTGCCCTCCTGAAGCTGGCTTCTGCAGACACCTACAGGACAGAAATGGCCATCTTTGCAATGGGTGTGGCCATCCTCCTAGCTCCTGTCTCCCTGATCCTGGTCTCCTACTGGAATATCATCTCCACTGTGATCCAGATGCAATCTGGGGAGGGACGGCTCAAGGCTTTCTCTACCTGTGGCTCCCATCTCACTGTGGTTGTCCTCTTCTATGGCTCAGCAATATTTGCCTACATGAGACCAAACTCCAAGATAATGAATGAAAGAGATAAAGTGATCTCTGTTTTCTATTCAGCAGTgacacccatgctgaaccccaTCATTTATAGTCTGAGGAACAAGGATGTCAAAGGGGCGCTCAGGAGGGTGACTGCAAATAGATTTTTTGAAAGTGGGAATCTCTGA